From the Homo sapiens chromosome 1, GRCh38.p14 Primary Assembly genome, one window contains:
- the KDM5B gene encoding lysine-specific demethylase 5B isoform 4 (isoform 4 is encoded by transcript variant 4), which translates to MEAATTLHPGPRPALPLGGPGPLGEFLPPPECPVFEPSWEEFADPFAFIHKIRPIAEQTGICKDWQPPFACDVDKLHFTPRIQRLNELEAQTRVKLNFLDQIAKYWELQGSTLKIPHVERKILDLFQLNKLVAEEGGFAVVCKDRKWTKIATKMGFAPGKAVGSHIRGHYERILNPYNLFLSGDSLRCLQKPNLTTDTKDKEYKPHDIPQRQSVQPSETCPPARRAKRMRAEAMNIKIEPEETTEARTHNLRRRMGCPTPKCENEKEMKSSIKQEPIERKDYIVENEKEKPKSRSKKATNAVDLYVCLLCGSGNDEDRLLLCDGCDDSYHTFCLIPPLHDVPKGDWRCPKCLAQECSKPQEAFGFEQAARDYTLRTFGEMADAFKSDYFNMPVHMVPTELVEKEFWRLVSTIEEDVTVEYGADIASKEFGSGFPVRDGKIKLSPEEEEYLDSGWNLNNMPVMEQSVLAHITADICGMKLPWLYVGMCFSSFCWHIEDHWSYSINYLHWGEPKTWYGVPGYAAEQLENVMKKLAPELFVSQPDLLHQLVTIMNPNTLMTHEVPVYRTNQCAGEFVITFPRAYHSGFNQGFNFAEAVNFCTVDWLPLGRQCVEHYRLLHRYCVFSHDEMICKMASKADVLDVVVASTVQKDMAIMIEDEKALRETVRKLGVIDSERMDFELLPDDERQCVKCKTTCFMSAISCSCKPGLLVCLHHVKELCSCPPYKYKLRYRYTLDDLYPMMNALKLRAESYNEWALNVNEALEAKINKKKSLVSFKALIEESEMKKFPDNDLLRHLRLVTQDAEKCASVAQQLLNGKRQTRYRSGGGKSQNQLTVNELRQFVTQLYALPCVLSQTPLLKDLLNRVEDFQQHSQKLLSEETPSAAELQDLLDVSFEFDVELPQLAEMRIRLEQARWLEEVQQACLDPSSLTLDDMRRLIDLGVGLAPYSAVEKAMARLQELLTVSEHWDDKAKSLLKARPRHSLNSLATAVKEIEEIPAYLPNGAALKDSVQRARDWLQDVEGLQAGGRVPVLDTLIELVTRGRSIPVHLNSLPRLETLVAEVQAWKECAVNTFLTENSPYSLLEVLCPRCDIGLLGLKRKQRKLKEPLPNGKKKSTKLESLSDLERALTESKETASAMATLGEARLREMEALQSLRLANEGKLLSPLQDVDIKICLCQKAPAAPMIQCELCRDAFHTSCVAVPSISQGLRIWLCPHCRRSEKPPLEKILPLLASLQRIRVRLPEGDALRYMIERTVNWQHRAQQLLSSGNLKFVQDRVGSGLLYSRWQASAGQVSDTNKVSQPPGTTSFSLPDDWDNRTSYLHSPFSTGRSCIPLHGVSPEVNELLMEAQLLQVSLPEIQELYQTLLAKPSPAQQTDRSSPVRPSSEKNDCCRGKRDGINSLERKLKRRLEREGLSSERWERVKKMRTPKKKKIKLSHPKDMNNFKLERERSYELVRSAETHSLPSDTSYSEQEDSEDEDAICPAVSCLQPEGDEVDWVQCDGSCNQWFHQVCVGVSPEMAEKEDYICVRCTVKDAPSRK; encoded by the exons TTAGTTGCAGAAGAAGGTGGATTTGCAGTTGTTTGCAAGGATAGAAAATGGACCAAAATTGCTACCAAGATGGGGTTTGCTCCTGGCAAAGCAGTGGGCTCACATATCAGAGGGCATTATGAACGAATTCTCAACCCCTACAACTTATTCCTGTCCGGAGACAGCCTAAGG TGTTTGCAGAAGCCAAACCTGACCACAGACACTAAGGACAAGGAGTACAAACCCCATGATATTCCCCAGAGGCAGTCTGTGCAGCCTTCGGAAACGTGCCCCCCAGCCCGACGAGCAAAACGCATGAGAGCAGAG gccatgaatattaaaatagaacCCGAGGAGACAACGGAAGCCAGAACTCATAATCTGAGACGTCGAATGGGTTGTCCAACTCCAAAATGTGAAAATG agaaagaaatgaagagtagCATCAAGCAAGAACCTATTGAGAGGAAAGATTATATTgtagaaaatgagaaggaaaagccCAAGAGTCGATCTAAAAAAGCCACCAATGCT GTGGACCTGTATGTCTGTCTTTTATGTGGCAGTGGCAATGATGAAGACCGGCTACTGTTGTGTGATGGCTGTGATGACAGTTACCATACCTTTTGCTTGATCCCACCTCTCCATGATGTTCCCAAGGGAGACTGGAGGTGTCCTAAGTGTTTGGCTCAG gaaTGTAGTAAGCCACAAGAAGCATTTGGCTTTGAACAAGCAGCCAGGGACTATACCCTCCGTACTTTTGGGGAAATGGCAGATGCGTTCAAATCTGATTACTTCAACATGCCAGtccat ATGGTCCCCACAGAGCTTGTTGAGAAAGAATTTTGGAGACTAGTAAGCACTATTGAGGAGGATGTCACAGTGGAATATGGAGCTGACATTGCCTCAAAGGAATTTGGCAGTGGCTTTCCTGTCCGAGATGGGAAAATCAAACTCTCACCTGAGGAAGAG GAGTATCTTGATAGTGGCTGGAATTTGAACAACATGCCAGTGATGGAGCAGTCTGTCCTTGCACATATTACTGCTGATATATGTGGCATGAAACTTCCTTGGTTGTATGTGGGAatgtgcttttcttcattctgttggcACATTGAAGACCACTGGAGCTATTCAATTAACTACTTGCACTG GGGTGAGCCAAAAACCTGGTATGGAGTCCCAGGGTATGCTGCTGAGCAGCTAGAAAATGTAATGAAGAAACTAGCTCCAGAACTCTTTGTGTCCCAGCCGGATCTCCTCCATCAGCTTGTGACCATCATGAACCCCAATACCCTGATGACTCATGAAGTGCCT GTTTACCGAACTAATCAGTGTGCTGGGGAGTTTGTGATTACATTTCCAAGAGCCTACCACAGTGGTTTTAACCAGGGTTTTAATTTTGCTGAGGCTGTTAACTTCTGCACTGTTGATTGG CTGCCATTAGGCCGACAGTGTGTGGAGCATTATCGCTTGCTTCATCGATATTGTGTGTTTTCCCACGATGAGATGATCTGCAAGATGGCTTCCAAGGCTGATGTATTAGATGTTGTAGTGGCTTCAACTGTTCAGAAAGACATGGCCATTATGATTGAGGATGAGAAAGCTTTAAGAGAAACTGTCCGTAAATTG GGAGTGATTGATTCGGAAAGAATGGATTTTGAGCTGTTGCCAGATGATGAACGTCAgtgtgtaaaatgcaaaactacatGCTTCATGTCTGCCATCTCCTGTTCTTGTAAACCTGGCCTTCTTGTTTGCCTGCATCATGTAAAAGAATTGTGTTCCTGTCCTCCTTACAAATATAAATTGCG GTATAGGTACACGCTGGATGATCTCTACCctatgatgaatgcattgaagcTTCGAGCAGAATCTTACAACGAATGGGCCTTGAATGTGAATGAAGCTTTGGAGGCAAAGATCAACAAGAAGAAAA GCCTTGTCAGCTTCAAGGCTTTAATTGAAGAATCTGAAATGAAGAAATTCCCAGACAATGATCTTTTGCGACACCTTCGCCTAGTCACACAGGATGCAGAGAAGTGTGCCTCTGTTGCGCAGCAGTTGCTTAATGGCAAAAGGCAAACTAG ATATCGATCTGGTGGAGGGAAATCCCAAAATCAGTTGACAGTGAATGAGCTCCGGCAGTTTGTAACACAGCTGTATGCTCTTCCATGTGTCCTCAGTCAGACACCATTACTAAAG gatCTCTTGAATCGTGTAGAAGATTTTCAACAGCATAGTCAGAAACTACTCTCTGAGGAAACGCCTAGTGCTGCGGAGCTGCAGGACTTGCTAGATGTCAGCTTTGAATTTGATGTTGAACTTCCACAGCTTGCTGAGATGCGTATCCGTTTGGAACAAGCCCGTTGGCTAGAAGAGGTGCAGCAAGCTTGCCTAGACCCCAGCTCCCTTACTTTAGATGATATGAGACGTCTCATAGACCTAGGGGTAGGGCTGGCCCCGTATTCAGCAGTGGAGAAAGCTATGGCCCGGCTGCAGGAACTGCTCACAGTGTCAGAGCACTGGGACGACAAAGCCAAGAGTCTCCTCAAGGCCAG GCCACGACATTCATTGAATAGCCTTGCTACGGCAGTAAAGGAAATCGAAGAGATCCCTGCATATCTGCCCAATGGTGCGGCTCTGAAAGACTCAGTGCAGAGAGCCAGAGACTGGCTTCAGGATGTAGAGGGCCTGCAG GCTGGAGGACGTGTGCCAGTGTTAGACACACTCATAGAACTTGTTACACGAGGCCGATCTATCCCCGTACATCTGAATTCTTTGCCAAGACTGGAAACCCTAGTAGCTGAGGTTCAGGCTTGGAAAGAATGTGCTGTTAATACATTCTTGACTGAGAATTCTCCATATTCTCTCTTAGAG GTGCTGTGTCCTCGATGTGATATTGGCCTTTTGGGATtgaaaaggaagcagagaaagTTAAAGGAGCCCTTgccaaatggaaagaaaaaaagcaccaaATTAGAGAGTCTGAGTGACCTGGAGAGAGCTTTAACTGAAAGCAAGGAGACTGCTTCAGCT ATGGCAACTCTTGGGGAAGCTCGCCTAAGGGAAATGGAAGCCTTGCAGTCTCTCAGACTCGCCAATGAAGGGAAATTGCTGTCGCCTCTCCAAGATGTGGATATAAAAATCTGCCTATGTCAGAAGGCCCCagctgcccctatgattcaatgtGAACTCTGCAGGGATGCTTTCCACACCAGTTGTGTGGCGGTACCCAGTATTTCACAGGGCCTGCGAATCTGGCTTTGTCCCCATTGTCGGAGGTCAGAGAAACCTCCATTAGAGAAAATTCTGCCCCTGCTCGCCTCCCTTCAGCGTATCCGAGTTCGCCTTCCTGAGGGAGATGCACTTCGATATATGATTGAAAGAACCGTGAACTGgcagcacagagcccagcaaCTGCTTTCGTCAGGGAATCTTAAATTTGTGCAAGATCGAGTGGGCTCAGGACTGTTATATAGCAGATGGCAAGCCTCAGCAGGACAGGTGTCAGACACAAACAAG GTATCTCAACCTCCTGGCACAACATCATTTTCTTTGCCTGATGACTGGGACAACAGAACCTCATATTTGCACTCCCCCTTCTCAACTGGACGAAGTTGTATCCCCCTCCATG GTGTTAGTCCAGAAGTGAATGAACTATTGATGGAAGCCCAGCTGCTCCAGGTATCCCTTCCTGAAATTCAGGAACTTTACCAGACTTTACTTGCAAAGCCAAGCCCTGCTCAGCAGACTGACCGAAGCTCACCAGTGAGACCCAGCAGTGAGAAG AATGACTGTTGCCGAGGGAAGCGAGATGGAATTAACAGTCTTGAGAGAAAACTGAAGAGACGCCTGGAAAGAGAGGGCCTCTCCAGTGAGCGGTGGGAACGAGTTAAGAAAATGCGGAcccccaaaaagaagaaaatcaaactgAGCCACCCCAAGGACATGAACAATTTCAAGTTAGAGAGAGAGCGTAGCTATGAATTAGTTCGTTCTGCTGAAACTCATTCCCTGCCCTCAGACACATCCTATTCCGAACAGGAAGACTCTGAGGATGAAGATGCCATCTGCCCAGCTGTGAGCTGCCTGCAGCCAGAAGGAGATGAG GTGGACTGGGTCCAGTGTGATGGCAGCTGCAATCAGTGGTTTCATCAGGTCTGTGTTGGTGTCTCCCCAGAGATGGCAGAGAAAGAAGACTACATCTGTGTGCGCTGTACTGTGAAGGACGCACCAAGCcgaaagtaa
- the KDM5B gene encoding lysine-specific demethylase 5B isoform 2 (isoform 2 is encoded by transcript variant 2), which yields MEAATTLHPGPRPALPLGGPGPLGEFLPPPECPVFEPSWEEFADPFAFIHKIRPIAEQTGICKVRPPPDWQPPFACDVDKLHFTPRIQRLNELEAQTRVKLNFLDQIAKYWELQGSTLKIPHVERKILDLFQLNKLVAEEGGFAVVCKDRKWTKIATKMGFAPGKAVGSHIRGHYERILNPYNLFLSGDSLRCLQKPNLTTDTKDKEYKPHDIPQRQSVQPSETCPPARRAKRMRAEAMNIKIEPEETTEARTHNLRRRMGCPTPKCENEKEMKSSIKQEPIERKDYIVENEKEKPKSRSKKATNAVDLYVCLLCGSGNDEDRLLLCDGCDDSYHTFCLIPPLHDVPKGDWRCPKCLAQECSKPQEAFGFEQAARDYTLRTFGEMADAFKSDYFNMPVHMVPTELVEKEFWRLVSTIEEDVTVEYGADIASKEFGSGFPVRDGKIKLSPEEEEYLDSGWNLNNMPVMEQSVLAHITADICGMKLPWLYVGMCFSSFCWHIEDHWSYSINYLHWGEPKTWYGVPGYAAEQLENVMKKLAPELFVSQPDLLHQLVTIMNPNTLMTHEVPVYRTNQCAGEFVITFPRAYHSGFNQGFNFAEAVNFCTVDWLPLGRQCVEHYRLLHRYCVFSHDEMICKMASKADVLDVVVASTVQKDMAIMIEDEKALRETVRKLGVIDSERMDFELLPDDERQCVKCKTTCFMSAISCSCKPGLLVCLHHVKELCSCPPYKYKLRYRYTLDDLYPMMNALKLRAESYNEWALNVNEALEAKINKKKSLVSFKALIEESEMKKFPDNDLLRHLRLVTQDAEKCASVAQQLLNGKRQTRYRSGGGKSQNQLTVNELRQFVTQLYALPCVLSQTPLLKDLLNRVEDFQQHSQKLLSEETPSAAELQDLLDVSFEFDVELPQLAEMRIRLEQARWLEEVQQACLDPSSLTLDDMRRLIDLGVGLAPYSAVEKAMARLQELLTVSEHWDDKAKSLLKARPRHSLNSLATAVKEIEEIPAYLPNGAALKDSVQRARDWLQDVEGLQAGGRVPVLDTLIELVTRGRSIPVHLNSLPRLETLVAEVQAWKECAVNTFLTENSPYSLLEVLCPRCDIGLLGLKRKQRKLKEPLPNGKKKSTKLESLSDLERALTESKETASAMATLGEARLREMEALQSLRLANEGKLLSPLQDVDIKICLCQKAPAAPMIQCELCRDAFHTSCVAVPSISQGLRIWLCPHCRRSEKPPLEKILPLLASLQRIRVRLPEGDALRYMIERTVNWQHRAQQLLSSGNLKFVQDRVGSGLLYSRWQASAGQVSDTNKVSQPPGTTSFSLPDDWDNRTSYLHSPFSTGRSCIPLHGVSPEVNELLMEAQLLQVSLPEIQELYQTLLAKPSPAQQTDRSSPVRPSSEKNDCCRGKRDGINSLERKLKRRLEREGLSSERWERVKKMRTPKKKKIKLSHPKDMNNFKLERERSYELVRSAETHSLPSDTSYSEQEDSEDEDAICPAVSCLQPEGDEVDWVQCDGSCNQWFHQVCVGVSPEMAEKEDYICVRCTVKDAPSRK from the exons TTAGTTGCAGAAGAAGGTGGATTTGCAGTTGTTTGCAAGGATAGAAAATGGACCAAAATTGCTACCAAGATGGGGTTTGCTCCTGGCAAAGCAGTGGGCTCACATATCAGAGGGCATTATGAACGAATTCTCAACCCCTACAACTTATTCCTGTCCGGAGACAGCCTAAGG TGTTTGCAGAAGCCAAACCTGACCACAGACACTAAGGACAAGGAGTACAAACCCCATGATATTCCCCAGAGGCAGTCTGTGCAGCCTTCGGAAACGTGCCCCCCAGCCCGACGAGCAAAACGCATGAGAGCAGAG gccatgaatattaaaatagaacCCGAGGAGACAACGGAAGCCAGAACTCATAATCTGAGACGTCGAATGGGTTGTCCAACTCCAAAATGTGAAAATG agaaagaaatgaagagtagCATCAAGCAAGAACCTATTGAGAGGAAAGATTATATTgtagaaaatgagaaggaaaagccCAAGAGTCGATCTAAAAAAGCCACCAATGCT GTGGACCTGTATGTCTGTCTTTTATGTGGCAGTGGCAATGATGAAGACCGGCTACTGTTGTGTGATGGCTGTGATGACAGTTACCATACCTTTTGCTTGATCCCACCTCTCCATGATGTTCCCAAGGGAGACTGGAGGTGTCCTAAGTGTTTGGCTCAG gaaTGTAGTAAGCCACAAGAAGCATTTGGCTTTGAACAAGCAGCCAGGGACTATACCCTCCGTACTTTTGGGGAAATGGCAGATGCGTTCAAATCTGATTACTTCAACATGCCAGtccat ATGGTCCCCACAGAGCTTGTTGAGAAAGAATTTTGGAGACTAGTAAGCACTATTGAGGAGGATGTCACAGTGGAATATGGAGCTGACATTGCCTCAAAGGAATTTGGCAGTGGCTTTCCTGTCCGAGATGGGAAAATCAAACTCTCACCTGAGGAAGAG GAGTATCTTGATAGTGGCTGGAATTTGAACAACATGCCAGTGATGGAGCAGTCTGTCCTTGCACATATTACTGCTGATATATGTGGCATGAAACTTCCTTGGTTGTATGTGGGAatgtgcttttcttcattctgttggcACATTGAAGACCACTGGAGCTATTCAATTAACTACTTGCACTG GGGTGAGCCAAAAACCTGGTATGGAGTCCCAGGGTATGCTGCTGAGCAGCTAGAAAATGTAATGAAGAAACTAGCTCCAGAACTCTTTGTGTCCCAGCCGGATCTCCTCCATCAGCTTGTGACCATCATGAACCCCAATACCCTGATGACTCATGAAGTGCCT GTTTACCGAACTAATCAGTGTGCTGGGGAGTTTGTGATTACATTTCCAAGAGCCTACCACAGTGGTTTTAACCAGGGTTTTAATTTTGCTGAGGCTGTTAACTTCTGCACTGTTGATTGG CTGCCATTAGGCCGACAGTGTGTGGAGCATTATCGCTTGCTTCATCGATATTGTGTGTTTTCCCACGATGAGATGATCTGCAAGATGGCTTCCAAGGCTGATGTATTAGATGTTGTAGTGGCTTCAACTGTTCAGAAAGACATGGCCATTATGATTGAGGATGAGAAAGCTTTAAGAGAAACTGTCCGTAAATTG GGAGTGATTGATTCGGAAAGAATGGATTTTGAGCTGTTGCCAGATGATGAACGTCAgtgtgtaaaatgcaaaactacatGCTTCATGTCTGCCATCTCCTGTTCTTGTAAACCTGGCCTTCTTGTTTGCCTGCATCATGTAAAAGAATTGTGTTCCTGTCCTCCTTACAAATATAAATTGCG GTATAGGTACACGCTGGATGATCTCTACCctatgatgaatgcattgaagcTTCGAGCAGAATCTTACAACGAATGGGCCTTGAATGTGAATGAAGCTTTGGAGGCAAAGATCAACAAGAAGAAAA GCCTTGTCAGCTTCAAGGCTTTAATTGAAGAATCTGAAATGAAGAAATTCCCAGACAATGATCTTTTGCGACACCTTCGCCTAGTCACACAGGATGCAGAGAAGTGTGCCTCTGTTGCGCAGCAGTTGCTTAATGGCAAAAGGCAAACTAG ATATCGATCTGGTGGAGGGAAATCCCAAAATCAGTTGACAGTGAATGAGCTCCGGCAGTTTGTAACACAGCTGTATGCTCTTCCATGTGTCCTCAGTCAGACACCATTACTAAAG gatCTCTTGAATCGTGTAGAAGATTTTCAACAGCATAGTCAGAAACTACTCTCTGAGGAAACGCCTAGTGCTGCGGAGCTGCAGGACTTGCTAGATGTCAGCTTTGAATTTGATGTTGAACTTCCACAGCTTGCTGAGATGCGTATCCGTTTGGAACAAGCCCGTTGGCTAGAAGAGGTGCAGCAAGCTTGCCTAGACCCCAGCTCCCTTACTTTAGATGATATGAGACGTCTCATAGACCTAGGGGTAGGGCTGGCCCCGTATTCAGCAGTGGAGAAAGCTATGGCCCGGCTGCAGGAACTGCTCACAGTGTCAGAGCACTGGGACGACAAAGCCAAGAGTCTCCTCAAGGCCAG GCCACGACATTCATTGAATAGCCTTGCTACGGCAGTAAAGGAAATCGAAGAGATCCCTGCATATCTGCCCAATGGTGCGGCTCTGAAAGACTCAGTGCAGAGAGCCAGAGACTGGCTTCAGGATGTAGAGGGCCTGCAG GCTGGAGGACGTGTGCCAGTGTTAGACACACTCATAGAACTTGTTACACGAGGCCGATCTATCCCCGTACATCTGAATTCTTTGCCAAGACTGGAAACCCTAGTAGCTGAGGTTCAGGCTTGGAAAGAATGTGCTGTTAATACATTCTTGACTGAGAATTCTCCATATTCTCTCTTAGAG GTGCTGTGTCCTCGATGTGATATTGGCCTTTTGGGATtgaaaaggaagcagagaaagTTAAAGGAGCCCTTgccaaatggaaagaaaaaaagcaccaaATTAGAGAGTCTGAGTGACCTGGAGAGAGCTTTAACTGAAAGCAAGGAGACTGCTTCAGCT ATGGCAACTCTTGGGGAAGCTCGCCTAAGGGAAATGGAAGCCTTGCAGTCTCTCAGACTCGCCAATGAAGGGAAATTGCTGTCGCCTCTCCAAGATGTGGATATAAAAATCTGCCTATGTCAGAAGGCCCCagctgcccctatgattcaatgtGAACTCTGCAGGGATGCTTTCCACACCAGTTGTGTGGCGGTACCCAGTATTTCACAGGGCCTGCGAATCTGGCTTTGTCCCCATTGTCGGAGGTCAGAGAAACCTCCATTAGAGAAAATTCTGCCCCTGCTCGCCTCCCTTCAGCGTATCCGAGTTCGCCTTCCTGAGGGAGATGCACTTCGATATATGATTGAAAGAACCGTGAACTGgcagcacagagcccagcaaCTGCTTTCGTCAGGGAATCTTAAATTTGTGCAAGATCGAGTGGGCTCAGGACTGTTATATAGCAGATGGCAAGCCTCAGCAGGACAGGTGTCAGACACAAACAAG GTATCTCAACCTCCTGGCACAACATCATTTTCTTTGCCTGATGACTGGGACAACAGAACCTCATATTTGCACTCCCCCTTCTCAACTGGACGAAGTTGTATCCCCCTCCATG GTGTTAGTCCAGAAGTGAATGAACTATTGATGGAAGCCCAGCTGCTCCAGGTATCCCTTCCTGAAATTCAGGAACTTTACCAGACTTTACTTGCAAAGCCAAGCCCTGCTCAGCAGACTGACCGAAGCTCACCAGTGAGACCCAGCAGTGAGAAG AATGACTGTTGCCGAGGGAAGCGAGATGGAATTAACAGTCTTGAGAGAAAACTGAAGAGACGCCTGGAAAGAGAGGGCCTCTCCAGTGAGCGGTGGGAACGAGTTAAGAAAATGCGGAcccccaaaaagaagaaaatcaaactgAGCCACCCCAAGGACATGAACAATTTCAAGTTAGAGAGAGAGCGTAGCTATGAATTAGTTCGTTCTGCTGAAACTCATTCCCTGCCCTCAGACACATCCTATTCCGAACAGGAAGACTCTGAGGATGAAGATGCCATCTGCCCAGCTGTGAGCTGCCTGCAGCCAGAAGGAGATGAG GTGGACTGGGTCCAGTGTGATGGCAGCTGCAATCAGTGGTTTCATCAGGTCTGTGTTGGTGTCTCCCCAGAGATGGCAGAGAAAGAAGACTACATCTGTGTGCGCTGTACTGTGAAGGACGCACCAAGCcgaaagtaa